The DNA sequence CTTGAATTCTGTAGAATGCACTCTAAAAGGCACACAAAGGGCATAATCAAATCCACTAAGACCATCATTAGAATTATAACAATGTGTTTATGTTATAAAGCTCTTCAAGTAAAAAgttaatgttcttttttttttttctgtgaaaaattctAGAAAGCATAAAATTAAGTTCTAGCACAGCACTTTGATTTCCTAAGTTGGTTTTCCAAGGTCAGAGTACAGTTTGAGTAGGGTAATCTGTAATAGAGGAAACTCCCAGAAAACAAAGAGCATTGCCAAGAATCCAGTTATTTTATCAAGGCAGTGGTGATGTATTTCACTTCCAGCTGTCCACActaaaaacccagaaaaagtCAGCTTTAAGTAAATTACTTAAGTATTTATTTTAAGTAAATGTAACAGATAAAGCACATCTATATAAGATTAAATGCACTCCTCTCAGTGAATTAGACATCCACAAAAGTTGCCTTTAACCAAATAATTGTCCCAGGTTTATGGAGCTAGAACCTTGATGCCTTGAATTCCCAGCTAAGAAATGTGACCATGAAATGTGCAtcactgctgcaggaaaaactgCATTTACTTTTAGAATCTCAGAGGTGCAAATCctgattttgaaaatattgcCATTTGGAAATTGATCACATCCACTGTTAGTTACTTTTGAAATATATATACGGTGTATTTTATATACCAGTGTAAGCTTCTTTCTTACACACAGAAAACTCAGTGAATGTAAGGAATTAAGCACAGGGATGCCATCAGAAATGGCCTTCATAGCAAAACCAGAAGAGGCATTTTGGTACAGAAGAAATTAATCTGGCATTGCTGCTTTTAGACCAGGACTTGCCATCAGTCATCAGAACAGTCTAAAACTGGCTGGCTCAGCTAAAGCTCTAAGACAGGAAAAGTACACATAGAAACAATTCAATCCAATACCTGTTAAGATAAAGTAGTCTAAAATCAACTACAAAGACTTGTAACACTCCAAGTCTGAGAAGGAAATAATACTTCAGTTACAGAGTGATTTAGCAATTAATGAAATTACACAGGTCTTTGTACAATTAGTTCAACTGACCTTGCAGGTCTACTAAACTGAAAAGAACTtctatgacaaaaaaaaaatttaaatctacACTACTATCCATTCTTTGCTGAAAAAAACCATAACACAGctgttattttattaaatttaaagACTTTACCCTCCTTGAAATTCACAGCTTAACAACAGAGCATCTGAGGCAGTAGTTCAAAAGAATGCTCAGCTTGAAATAATTAACAAAAAAGTTTGAATAGTTTCAAATGTTCGTCACTACAAAGTTTTGACAGTGAACACATATTAGAATTAAAAAATTGCTTCCCCTCATCCAAAATTTGCAGCCATGAAGTAACTGACTCTAccataacaacaacaaaaactgCCCAATACCGAAGTTATTTCTATATAGCagcaataatgaaaatatttctgatttttgaaAGCACCACCATCATTTGAGCTaagcatcactggggacaaaagcAGCAGAGTTCCACAGGATGAAAAGAGTATTTTCCAACAGCAATCTACAAAAATCTATACACTGATGCATGTTTACATAAAATTGCAGTAAAATTTCTTCCTCAACTGACTTGCTTTTCCAAAAGATTTCACAAGAAACCATGCAATTATAGCATTCTTGAAAAGGGGAACTGTTTACTAATTTTCCAGAAAAGTTCAGAAAGTGATGGTTACATGTAAGTAGCCTACTAGATTTAGGAAGGAAAGCTGagaactgaaaaggcaaaaggGGAACAGCAGAGTTGAGAGCTGAGATGATTCTGCTCAGCCACAAACTCAGGTTTAGCAGTCTGCAGGTCATGCAAGTGCTTAATGGCCTCCATTAATGTAGCAGACCTGACACAGAGGATGAGAAGCTACAATTAttacaacaaaaaaccaaagaatgatGTTTGCCTCCAGCACATGATTTAACACGGGCAGCAGCAAAGGTTGGAAACTTCTCctttctgattttcatcattGTAACAGAACTAGATTAACACATGtaacattttcatttccatCCCTCAGTAATTACCAGCACCAATTACCATACCGAGAGTCATACAGTGATTACATTGTAATGACACCAGTGAAACAGGAGGTTTTAACACCACTGTTTGAAAGGGTATAAACAGTAATTACAATATTCAAGGATATGGGAACATTTGTAAAAGTCACAGCATCATGGTGCCACGCTTGGGACAGCAACCACCATGCCAGAAAGCACAAGGCTGCCAACAGTTAATCAACACCTCAAAGCAGCCCCTGCTTTGCCTACAACCAAATGCTTCTCAACATGTTCAAAGTCCAGTTGTATTATTTTTAACTGGAATGGATAAAACCCAACGAGTTCTGCAGACACCAATCACCTTTCCTAACTATGCTCCTTACGTAACAAACCAGCACTGCAGGCCACGTGCATTCTCCACAAGGCACTAATTAGGAACTCCTAGCAcgaccaaaaaaaaaccctcaaaaaaccaAATCCAAACTTTTCAAAAATAACTAAATAGGTTAAACAACACACTCAGACTTCTATATTGCCATGACAACTCAGCATGCATTCACAGGCAGTCTTCAAGGCTTTAAATCAAAGTCTTTAATAGAGTCAGAATGGTCGGTATggaattcacagaatcccagaatggtttgggttgggaggaaaCTCAAAGACCAGTTCCAAacccctgctatgggcagggacacctcccactagaccaggtatTAACTCTTAAGTACATGAATGAATCAGGCAATTAAGAAATAGCAATTAAAAAGTACTAGTTGCAGAAAAAAAGTCCATCAAGTTCTATTACACAAAAGGATGTAGATACCATTCCACGTTTATGCCAAGCCAAGGAAATTCCAGAAATTGGGAAAGCAGACTGGAGGGAAAGGGCTGCTCTTCCCTGCTGTCCTTGCTTCTGCACCTTTCTCAAAGTGAGCAAGCACCAAAAGATCCTTCAGGACAGATTCATCTTTCCCTGAGACAACTTGACTCTTCAGTAAATCAAGCATACAAAAAGCCAACAAAGAATACAAAAATCATTGACAAAGCCCTTCCCAAACGCTCATACCTGTGGAAGTGCAGTATTGAGCTGCCTCTGCAAGGAATCCCTCTCATGGCCAACCTCATGCAGCTTGCCCTGGGTGAGGGCGAGCGTCTCCTGAGTTTCGCGGAGCGTTTCCAGCAGGCGATCCCTCTCCTCCAGCATAGACACCATTAACTGCTCGAAGTGGGAATCAGCATCCGACTGCAGCGGGGAACCTGAACCGTGGCCTCCATTTCCCCCGGCGGGAATCTCGGCCTCGCTGATGGTTGGCATCACCTCACACATCATCTTGAAACAAAAAGAGACACAACAAAGGCCACAAATCTCGGTCAAACGGATCTAAACAGGAACTTTGAGTGCTGCCCGTAATACCCACTTAGCTCTCCCCACGATAGCATCAGCAAAGGCTGCCAGCACCTCGGTGTTTGCCACTATTTCATTAAGAGTGGAGAAAAGGTACAGTCAACTTAATCAAGGCTTTGCTTCATAATGAGAATCTTGTGACTTCTtgcaaaaccagatttttgcAGGCTACGTCTCAAACTACGACTTCATTTTAATGGATTTATGTTTTTGTGAGGAGTAAACTGCTGCTgagatctttaaaaaaaaaacaaagataaGGCATGCAGCCTGACACCAAAAATTATACACTTCACCCAGCAAATGATTACACTGCACATTTTGGGAAATATAATCTGCTTCTTCCACTGCTTCAAACGCACAAAGATTATATCTACAGTGCTTTGAGCTTGTGTTGGCTGTAAAAGTTTTATGGTGGTGAAAGTGATGTATGCTAAATGAGTGGTAAGTCCAAACAGTCCAattcaggagataaaaacatgTAAAGGAAGATAAAGAGCAAAAAATTCATTATGAAGTAGTAGCAGCTGTCAATGGGGTCAGCAAAAGTAAAGGTAAGCAAGAAGCAATTAAAGGCAGAGGATGGATTTGGTTAACAATGCAAATGGCAGCACTGCACTACTGGAAGTGAGCACACTAAACTGGGAGCACCTTTGAGAGACCCTCACAGATCCCCACCAGAGCTCAGGCATTGAAGATTTAAAAACCATGGAAAAAAACTCACTCGTATAATCACTGAACACTGAACCAACAACAAAGCTCTTCAGGCAACCTCTCTCAAAAACACAAACCTACAAGAATGCAAGGCAAAATCAGGAAAAGTAGCTCCCCAAACCTCTCAGGTACCATAAACTTTGTTCTCAGCCTTAAATTTCACACTCACATCTGGAAATTTTGAAAGAATACCTCAGTCTTACAGTGGGTCCTCTCCATGCTTTTAAAGACTTGGAACAACCTCAAGTGCTTTGTAACATTTTCATGCATGATTACGATAAGCCCTGAATTTTCACCACTACGTTATTTACCTTGCTCAGTAAAACGAAAAGGCTTGGAAAACAGGCCCCAGGTTTCCTGCAGCACCAATTCTTCTCTGTTTTAGCAGTTTTCTGTTATCCCCCAAAACCCTTTGGATCGCAAAGCACCCATCCAGATCCAGTCCAATGACTGTTTAATCgaaacacatgaaaaaaaaataataaacctgACGAGGAAAGAACAGATCCAGTAAAAAGCAGCAGCTTCAGCTAACTCGCCAAGTCCCCGGCACAGAAGAATGTGAAAATAAACTGTCTCAGCTTCCCATCCCTCTATTACTGGCCCATAGGTCCTGCAACAGCTGGGATAGAGGAATCATGTGCTGaccgaaaaaaaaaaaagtagtccGATGCAGAGATGCAACAAGCTTCAACAGTTCATCGCTCATAAATTCCACTCAGGTCACAATCGCATTATTAAACAGAGTACGGACAGCAGGGGAAAACAGCATGAGCTTTCTTGTAGAGGATTTGGAAAAGCCTCCCTTCTTTTCTCTTCTATTAATTCCAACGGGAAGCTCTCCTTCCAGTTCCCTGCGTCTTAGTTCAAACATTTATAATCCCAAGAGCAAGGCGCGGGCGTCGCTTTGGAAGGCGAGCAGGGAGGGAGACCTGTTGTTTTCTCCGCACCAGTCCCGCAGACGATGCTCCGCACCCGAGAGCGGGCAAAGAAAGGACCGGCAGCTCCGTGGGCACCGGCCCGGTCCCGCCGCTGCGCTTCCCTGCGCAGAGCCCGGCGAACAAAGCTGCGGGCAGAGGACGCGGGGCTCTCCCCGGAGGGGGAGCACCGGGCCGGGCCTCGCTGCTCGCCTCGCTCGCTCCCCGCCGGAGGCCCCAGCGGCGCGGCCGGCCCGGGCCCCGCGCAGCCCCTGCGGAGCGAGAGCGGCCGCGGAGGCCCCGGCGAGCTCGGCCTGGCTCCGGCCCCTAccgagcggcggcggctccgccgcGCCGGGACGGTCCCCTCGGGCCGGGCCCGgctccgcccgccgccgccgcctccacGTCCGTGGTGGCCGGCGCGGGGTCGGCTGAGGCCGGGTGGGTGGTGCCGGCCGCCCGGCGGTGCCGCCACGGCCTCAGGGGGCGGCAGAAGCGCTGCGCGCCCGGAGAGCCGCGATCGCCGCCGCGGtcccgccgctcccggccccgctcgccgccgcctcccgccgctcccggcgcgCTCCGCGGCCCCGCATAAATCAGTGCGGCACCCACAATGCACCGCGTggggcggcgcggccgctcctGACCCGCTCCCCGCCGCCGGGGACCCGGGTTCGAGACCCGCTCTGCGCTGCGTGCCCTGGGAGCGATACTGCCGCCGCCCACGCTGCCCGCCCCGGGGGAAAGGACGGGTGAGCCGCAGCGGAGCCCCGGGGCGAGAGGCGTccttgctgagggctgggaacagggcagggctggagcggCCCCGCAGTCGCAGCCCGTGCCGGGGCCTGCCTGTGGCGGGGCGGGATCGCAGCGGGCCCGGCCACCCCAGCCCGTTCCCGGTGCCTCGGCCAGCCCAGATGCCGGgacctgctctgggcacctccATTCGACAGGCCATGAGGAGCTGGAgcgagtccagaggagggaatggagctggggaagggtctgaagcaccaggagaggctgagggagctgggaaaggggctcagcctggacgAAAGCAGGGGACATTGTCACTCCATCCAGCTCCCTGAGAGGAGGTTGTGGCCAAGGTGGTCTTTTTTCCCAGTGACAGGGCAAGAGGACATAGTCTTGAGCTGCCAGGGGATGTTTAGTATGGATATTAAGAAGAAttccttcacagaaagggtgatcaGATGTTGGAATGAGCTCTCACGCAGGTGctgatggagtcaccatccctgggcaTGTCTAAGGAAAGGCTGAtgtggcactcactgccatggcctGGGTGACACCATGGTGTTTGGCCATGGACTCAATGGCcccagaggtcttttccaagctaacccattctgtgatcctgtggagcagagctgccaggtCCCCAGCACAGTGAGGGGCGACTTCTCTGACATAGCCTGTTCTCCACAGGAAACTGGGTTTGGCTACGTTGACTATTatttttccaaaacaccatACAAATGTTTTTCCACTTGCATTTCTATAGCTTTTACTCTCTTCTGGAGCCTTCACCATGCCCATGGGTTGGAATTTGACGTCTGCCAGGCAAACCTTAGAAAACTCCCTTTCCTCTCTTTGCATTTATGCTACCACCCAGAATAAAGTATTTGCATTTTGGACCCTATTGTTGCTTTTGCAGTGGAAAGCTCTAAAAGGCATCAAGGGCCAGTTAGGCAGAGACAAGTCATGCCAAAAAGCAGCAGTCCCTGCACAGAAGGTTTTGCAGATTTGTGGCTGGATTATGCGGATTAATTTGTAAACACAACATCTCAACACCTAGCACTGGATAGAAAGGATCACTAATGGGTCAATCTTCCTTTTCCACATAGGAAATTCTTTACAAGTTTACTACACTGTGCTCTTTCCCTTTGGTATCTGAGCCTTTAGAGTGAATTCAAGTCACATTTTTTAAGTTTTCCCCGTACAGCCGTGAGGTTAGattactttttttgttttcctccggAAGTTTCTAATGCAATCCCATGACTCTGGGAACTGGAACTTTGAGGAAAAAGCCAAATATGATGAGGCACATTCAAACCATGAGCTCTGTCAAACAGATCCGCACAGATTTCGTGCTGAATGTCTGAAAAACTGAGGTCTGACTTTTCAATGTAGGAAGAGTAGCAAAAAGATTCCAAAATGAATTGCTATGAATTAACATGTACATAGGtaaatgcttttatttataAGCTTTGATCCAGATTTTCAGTGGAAGACTTCAGGCtaagcagctgccagggcagcattTTCAAAATAACCTGCTCCAGCAATACCAAAGCAAGGCTGGAAAATAAAGTGGAATTCATGGCTGTGTGAACAAACACCATTCCACTTCAGCTCATCAcacataaaaaattaaaattaataatgttAGTAGAAAGACTGATTAGATTTGTGTTTAACATGTGAGTCAAATGGAGACTTTGTGGATGAAAGGGCAAAAGGTTAAAGACTGTAATGGGCACAGAGTTGATAATCTCTCTCAAACTGGACACTGCAATATACCCAGCCCAATTAACTGATCTCAGAGCCAGGTCATGTGGAATAAATTAATTAACCTCAGTATTCATGTAGATGCTAAAACATGGAATAACATTTTCTCTCAGTCTGGGATGCCTTGGAATGTGTTTCTCTTTTGAAACTAAGTTTTGTTTTGTCCTTAAATagttaaaaccaaaaaatgaaGATTTCTACCATGCTATAATCCTGCTTCATTATGAAAGCAAAGAACCTAGCACACAATCCTGAACTGAGAATAAAAATGGATGAACTCCActttaattaattttcactTCACCCAGTTTGTTAACAAGGCACAGACACTTGCATTCAGCGTGCTCATCTCTTCACATCCGTGTTTGGATTTCCCATCCACGGGGCAGGAGGTTTTAGCTGCAGACCCTGCTCAGCCTCACCTCTATCTCTGTCACCCTCAAATCACTCTGCACACCAGTTTCAGAGGAGGGTGGAAATGCCAGTGGTTAGGCACTTTCTTGAGAAATGGGTTTCAGCCTCAGGTGGGAACAGAGTTCCCACAGCATATAAATGTCTGCTACATGAGAAGGAGGCACTGTAAAGAGCCAGGTATCTTTTCATGCCCAAAAGCACGGCTTAGTCCAGGAGGGAACCTACATCTAGGATATCCTAGCTAAGGAATGTGCCTCCCATGTGGCACACTGCAGATACCTTCCTCAGGCACCACACTGTGAATGCCACACAGACTCTGGATACAGCAGAGTCTCTGAGGTGCcccaaaaatatttgaaaggcCTGACTTTAAAGCTGACTGCTACTCCCATGTGCAGTCCACCAAAGCTGGGACCAGATCAGCGGGCAAGGGCAGGACTTGAAATTCTAGAGAAAAGAAGGGAATAACCAGATCTTTGCATAATGCTCTGTGCTGCACGAAATACACATGGAATGATAACTCCCAGAACTCCCAGGCTCTGCaaatagcaaaatatttttcagtccTATTTACTTGGTAGtacaaagaaaaacatttcttttttttttcctcctgggcATGTAACCCAGGATATACCATCCAACGTgaagagcaccagcagctcagatctttttaattaaatgagTGTGATGTCTCTTTTGTAAGTTCAGCAAGAGGTCTGGCTCCCTGTCCATGTCATTTAGTGAGATGTAACACTTGTGGATGTGTCTGGAAAGAGCCCCACATACATCAGCTGACAGCAAAGTAATCAGTCCAGAGACCCAGGTTAAACCTCTCTCCACTCTTTGCATCTCAAAAACCACACGCTGAAATTCAAACAAAGGCTGTTAAAAACGGGGTGGGGGGGAAGGTTTCCTTTCCTGTCACATGATAAATTAGATCCTAATGTTTATCCAAGCTCAGCGGAGCAGGCAGCTCTTCCTGCCAGCCCGTGCTGGGGTGAGCAGTGGGGTcgggccggggctgccctgcccacGGGCTCTGAGGACAAACACCTGCTGCCCAccgcagctctgctctgcccactGAGGGCTCCACGCTTCGTTTGTGCCCAAATTTCCTTTGTGAGCCTCACAGCCACCCCACACCAGCACACAACCTCTGCTGAAAATAGTCCAAGATCGCCCACGCAGTCTTTTCTCCCCTCCCCAGTGGAGCTGATGGTACCTTATTTACTCCTTGTCCTTTACAGATGACTTAATGACAGCATTTTGAACACATTTCAAGCATTTCAGAATGACATGAATAGATGCAAGAATAGGATTTTTGCCAGCAGCACTGATTATCCTTTTGTCAGTAGACAGACGTGACCTGGACCATTCTGTTGCcataaaaaaaaagtctccagAGGTTGCTAGACAGAGGAGACACTTTGCctgagggagaagggatgagagGGAAGAGGCTGGAAGGTGGCCTGTGGAGAAGAGGACAGAGGTAATTAATGGCTATGCCCACGTATAAGATAAGTGCACCAGTAAATGTGTCAGCCCTTGGGCGATGGAAGCCACCACTTCACACAGCACAGTCCTTCACAtcaacattttatttatttcatgtgGGTCTACACGGATCTGTGCTGGATTCAGGGAGGTGTAAATCAAATGGGAATTGGCTGCTCTGAAACTGAAGAGAGTTTTTGAACTGGACTTAGGAAAAAAGTTTCTTCGATGCAATGGATTCTTAAAAGACCAGATGAACTTACACAATTTGTTTTAGTGGGAATCATACCTATGTCAAGACCATAAATGTTTTTCAAATTTAGCTGTCACTCCCGCAACCAAAACCACACATTCTCACTCAAGTACAAACCTGCTGAACTCGAAAAGGCTTTCAGCTTAGTTTCAGCTTCAGTTGTGCAATCTGCAGTTCAGAATTATTACACCTGATGTCTTTTCTGTACAGATTTACAGCAGCAGAAATCCCCTTGAGCTAGAAAGAATTTATAAAGCCAAGTATCATTTATTTCAATCAGAAATGAAGTACACCCCTAATATCCAGTTCAAACATAGTACATTCCCTCGGTGTAGACTGATTTCAGCACGTCTTCCAATAGTTTATAGCTACAATGAAAGGTATCAAGCTAAAAGTGCATTCAGTTGCAAGTTCAGGGCAATAGAGCTGCACATTATTTagttaaacattttttaaaagataataTTTTTCGGAAAGGCCATATTTGTGTGTGAATAATATTGAAAGAAGAAACTGAAGGATTCAGAACCAGCTGTGATAATGCAGCTCCTACCTATCTAGAGCAGGTCTGGATACATTCCACCTGGCTGACCACCTACAGCATGAACCCATTTACCCTGGCTTGCCTCTGTAATCAGTGGAGCAAGGGAGCCACTCCATGGGAGGAGTGATTCAGACCTTTGGTGTGGTCCATGaatcacctgctccaggtgcctGTCTGTTCCCATTGGctccagagggagcccagggcagctgcactCTTGCCGTGGGAGCTGTGCTTGGATGTCTAAAGCAGCATGAGATGAACCTGGCTGTTGGATATGTGTGGGATCAGCACAGCTTGCTGCTGTAGGAAAGCAAGGGAAATGGATGTGGTTGTCCACAGAAATGAGCAGGGCTGTTCCTGGCTTCATTGCTGTGGATTTAGCAGCCCACGGATTGTCTGTCTCAGTAATTTTAACTGGTCTGCAATTCAATTACTGGATTTGCAAGACTGAAGCCTAGAGCTTCAGAGCCATGGCAGCCTCTCAGGGTAGAGAATGATAGaaacacagaatggtttgggtcagaagggaccttaaagatgatccagttccaaccccctgtcagggacagggataccttccactatcccaggctgctccaagccctgtccagcctggtcttggacacctccaggggtgGGGAGTCCataacctctctgggcaacccatGCCAGTGCCTTATCACCCTCTCAGCAAAGAATTTATTTCTTATATCTAACCTAAACCCACCTCCTCCAGCCcaaggccattcccccttgtcactccatgcccttgcccaaagtctctctccatctccctTGTAGGCCTTTTAGATACTGCAAGGAGCTCTAAGGTCTCCCCAAaacttttcttctccaggataagcaatcccaaatccctcagcctgtcttcattcCAAGAGAAAATAATGCTGTTATTTTTATAACAGCATTGTAATACCTGCCTGTATACAGACAGGTTGATTGCAGAGGGAAGTCTACAGACACTGagttcctctcctctcctctcctctcctctcctctcctctcctctcctctcctctcctctcctctcctctcctctcctctcctctcctctcctctcctctcctctcctctcctctcctctccattAGGTTTCACTTCAATATTGAGGCTTCAGCTTTTGGAATGTTTTGAGACCTGGTaagagaaaaagataaaaagattgcattattttaataatatatttaataaactTTATAAATAGTCCAACTACAAAAAAGATTTGCACATGAAGTAACATTTCTGTTCCTGTAAATCAGtgtttgaagggaaaaaaaaggaattttttttctgctttgtctgCTATGCAAAGGCTCCTGCTGTTTTAAGTGGCTTTGGAGTAGGCACTAAGCAAAGTGGATCACAATTTCTATGTACTCAGTGTCCTCTACTATTAGTAGAGTAATAAAGTAGATAAaagcatttgaaaaataaagagaCCTCAAATAGTACTTAAGCCTATTTTTAATCCTTACCTGACTAGATTTCAAGTGATAACATACCTTTCATTACATGCACATTGCCTGCATGAAATTGTTTGCAGCAATCACCACCTTCATTATTCAGATGCACACTGAATTGAAGCATTAACCTGTGTGTGAAGATAATGATGTTGGGAAGGTGTTAGTCCCAAATCATGTGTTTGTGACAAGGCTGAAGGACTTTTGTGCAACTAGCGTCAGCTTACAggcaaaagaaaatgtaaataacACTTTCAGTGAATCACCAGTTTATCCATGagttaaaatgtttattttcacCATTTTAGAACTCCCCACTATCTTCACAGTATTTACTAGGAATATTAATTTGCTAAAATGAATTGTCTGAGATGGTGACTAAAAACCAAGCTGGCCTCAGAATGAAGTCATAAAGCAAACTACAACAGATAAAGATTACAAAAACTGTGGACATTTGCAATGGCAACAGTGTGTTTGGCAAAAAACCATCTCCAGTTTCAAGGTGAGCCCAAGGCTCAGATGAAATTGTTTGCCAATAGATATGGTGTATTAAAGGGCTGCCAGAGTT is a window from the Zonotrichia albicollis isolate bZonAlb1 chromosome 6, bZonAlb1.hap1, whole genome shotgun sequence genome containing:
- the LOC141729423 gene encoding uncharacterized protein LOC141729423 encodes the protein MLRTRERAKKGPAAPWAPARSRRCASLRRARRTKLRAEDAGLSPEGEHRAGPRCSPRSLPAGGPSGAAGPGPAQPLRSESGRGGPGELGLAPAPTERRRLRRAGTVPSGRARLRPPPPPPRPWWPARGRLRPGGWCRPPGGAATASGGGRSAARPESRDRRRGPAAPGPARRRLPPLPARSAAPHKSVRHPQCTAWGGAAAPDPLPAAGDPGSRPALRCVPWERYCRRPRCPPRGKGRLLLSSGAFTMPMGWNLTSARQTLENSLSSLCIYATTQNKVFAFWTLLLLLQWKALKGIKGQLGRDKSCQKAAVPAQKVLQICGWIMRINL